In Pseudoxanthomonas sp., one genomic interval encodes:
- a CDS encoding phospholipase D family protein — MRKWLRRLGLAVALVGVASIVALYSYGRFAEGARGPASYALPTAAGATALDRAVAPLLRERGRQSGMALLSDNLDAFAVRAATARAAGRSLDLQYYIWNHDFTGNLLGYEALRAADRGVRVRLLLDDMTAHGKDSHLAALDAHPNIEVRLFNPSRSRAGVLGRASEMLLRPMAMNRRMHNKAWIADGRVAVVGGRNVGDEYFDAAAQTNFLDLDAVLLGPAVAQTAAIFDDFWNSASVIPLAALSTAEEGALERLREHGDAGYRSPQAADYVARLRSAPGIRALVGGNTLHWLDEVGVYSDPASKGQGEGQGTWLVHRLGKAMGEAKRELRVISPYFVPGDEGARWLVGKRAQGVDVSVLTNSLAANDVMAVHGGYAPYRVPLLEGGVALFELMPHGQQDSSLFGSSGASLHTKAFVVDGEAGFIGSFNLDPRSVNLNTEMGVLFRDRSAAAALLRSYEAKIAPDTSYRVTLQDGALRWEDASTDPPRVWDREPEASVWRRWTARAVGWLPIESQL, encoded by the coding sequence ATGCGCAAGTGGCTGCGTCGGCTGGGGCTGGCCGTGGCGCTGGTGGGTGTGGCGTCGATCGTGGCGCTGTACAGCTACGGGCGTTTCGCCGAGGGCGCGCGCGGGCCGGCCTCGTACGCGCTGCCCACCGCCGCCGGTGCGACCGCACTGGATCGCGCGGTCGCGCCGCTGCTGCGCGAGCGAGGCAGGCAGAGCGGCATGGCGCTGCTGTCGGACAACCTGGATGCCTTCGCCGTGCGCGCCGCCACCGCACGCGCCGCCGGCCGCAGCCTGGACCTTCAGTACTACATCTGGAACCACGACTTCACCGGCAACCTGCTGGGCTACGAGGCGCTGCGCGCGGCCGACCGCGGCGTGCGCGTGCGCCTGCTGCTGGACGACATGACCGCGCACGGCAAGGACTCGCACCTGGCGGCGCTGGATGCGCATCCCAACATCGAAGTGCGGCTGTTCAATCCCTCGCGCAGCCGCGCCGGCGTGTTGGGCCGCGCCAGCGAGATGCTGTTGCGTCCGATGGCCATGAACCGCCGCATGCACAACAAGGCCTGGATCGCCGACGGTCGCGTGGCCGTGGTCGGCGGGCGCAACGTGGGCGACGAGTACTTCGACGCCGCCGCGCAGACCAACTTCCTCGACCTGGACGCCGTGCTGCTCGGTCCGGCGGTCGCTCAGACCGCTGCGATCTTCGACGATTTCTGGAACAGCGCCTCGGTGATTCCGCTGGCGGCGCTGAGCACCGCCGAAGAGGGCGCGCTGGAGCGCCTGCGCGAGCACGGCGACGCCGGCTACCGGTCGCCGCAGGCGGCGGACTATGTGGCGCGGCTGCGCAGCGCACCCGGCATACGCGCGCTGGTCGGCGGCAACACGCTGCACTGGCTGGACGAGGTGGGCGTGTACTCGGACCCGGCGTCCAAGGGCCAGGGCGAGGGGCAGGGCACGTGGCTGGTGCACCGGTTGGGCAAGGCGATGGGCGAAGCGAAGCGCGAACTGCGGGTGATCTCGCCGTACTTCGTGCCCGGCGACGAAGGCGCGCGCTGGCTGGTCGGCAAGCGCGCGCAGGGCGTCGATGTCAGCGTGCTGACCAACTCGCTTGCCGCGAACGACGTGATGGCCGTGCACGGCGGCTATGCGCCGTATCGCGTGCCGCTGCTGGAGGGGGGCGTGGCGCTGTTCGAGCTGATGCCGCACGGCCAGCAGGACAGCAGCCTGTTCGGTTCCAGCGGCGCCAGCCTGCATACCAAGGCGTTCGTGGTGGATGGCGAGGCCGGCTTCATCGGCTCGTTCAACCTCGATCCGCGTTCGGTCAACCTCAACACCGAGATGGGCGTGCTGTTCCGCGACCGCAGTGCGGCCGCCGCGCTGCTGCGCAGCTACGAGGCGAAGATCGCGCCGGATACCAGCTACCGCGTGACCCTGCAGGACGGCGCCCTGCGGTGGGAAGACGCATCGACCGATCCGCCGCGCGTCTGGGACCGCGAGCCCGAGGCCAGCGTCTGGCGTCGCTGGACCGCGCGCGCCGTCGGCTGGCTGCCCATCGAATCGCAACTGTAG
- a CDS encoding phosphoglycerate mutase family protein, giving the protein MRLPHRFRLSLGLLLVSLAGCSGTPVRDISAPLTFVVVRHAEKATDDPEDPRLSAAGEARAALLAERLRDAPLVAVYATEFRRTRQTAQPTAEAHALPLTAYYARGPAAEIAAQWKQAHRSGTVLVVGHSNTVPDLVAALCGCATTAMDETEYDRMSIVHFDADGRATLDVQRYGAPTGP; this is encoded by the coding sequence ATGCGCCTGCCGCACCGGTTTCGACTGTCCCTCGGCCTGCTGCTGGTCTCGCTGGCCGGCTGCAGCGGCACGCCGGTGCGCGACATCTCCGCACCGCTGACCTTCGTGGTGGTCCGTCATGCCGAGAAAGCGACCGACGACCCCGAGGATCCGCGCCTGTCCGCGGCCGGCGAAGCGCGCGCGGCGCTGCTGGCCGAACGCCTGCGCGACGCACCGCTGGTGGCCGTGTACGCCACCGAGTTCCGCCGCACACGGCAGACCGCGCAACCGACCGCCGAGGCCCACGCATTGCCGCTGACGGCTTACTACGCGCGCGGGCCGGCCGCCGAGATCGCCGCGCAGTGGAAGCAGGCCCATCGCAGCGGAACGGTGCTGGTGGTCGGACACAGCAACACCGTGCCGGATCTGGTGGCAGCCCTGTGCGGTTGCGCAACCACCGCGATGGACGAAACCGAGTACGACCGCATGTCCATCGTGCATTTCGATGCCGACGGCCGCGCGACGCTCGACGTGCAGCGCTACGGCGCGCCCACCGGCCCATGA
- the nfi gene encoding deoxyribonuclease V (cleaves DNA at apurinic or apyrimidinic sites), with the protein MKGIFGDWDGSIADARRLQETLAAEVVLRDEAPDTPRWLAGFDVGFEDEGATTRAAAVLLAADTLQPIATDVVRIPTSMPYVPGLLSFRELPALVAALERLPQVPDLVFVDGQGIAHPRRLGIAAHFGVVTGLPSIGVAKNVLCGRHETPGPLAGERTPLIHRGDQIGWVLRSKPRCNPLIVSPGHRVSMQGALDGVLRTLRGYRLPEPTRLADRIASRRG; encoded by the coding sequence ATGAAGGGGATCTTCGGCGACTGGGACGGCAGCATCGCGGATGCGCGGCGGCTGCAGGAAACATTGGCCGCCGAGGTCGTGCTGCGCGATGAGGCACCCGACACGCCGCGCTGGCTGGCCGGTTTCGATGTCGGTTTCGAGGACGAAGGCGCCACGACCCGCGCCGCCGCCGTGCTGCTGGCGGCAGATACCTTGCAGCCGATCGCCACCGACGTCGTCCGCATTCCCACCTCAATGCCGTATGTGCCGGGCCTGCTGAGCTTCCGCGAACTGCCCGCCCTGGTCGCCGCACTCGAACGCCTGCCGCAGGTGCCCGACCTGGTCTTCGTGGACGGCCAGGGCATCGCCCATCCGCGCCGTCTCGGCATCGCCGCGCATTTCGGGGTGGTCACCGGCCTGCCCAGCATCGGCGTGGCGAAGAACGTGCTGTGCGGCAGGCACGAGACGCCGGGGCCGCTGGCGGGCGAGCGCACGCCACTGATCCATCGCGGCGACCAGATCGGCTGGGTGCTGCGCAGCAAACCGCGCTGCAATCCGCTGATCGTCTCGCCCGGGCATCGCGTCTCGATGCAGGGCGCGCTGGACGGGGTGCTGCGCACGCTGCGCGGCTACCGCCTGCCAGAGCCCACGCGACTGGCCGACCGCATCGCGTCCCGGCGCGGGTGA
- the mfd gene encoding transcription-repair coupling factor: MNDTLKNAFPVPPLPRGGQSRAWWRSPVSPTALAWSIAAAARTHDAPLLVVARDNHEAHQLEADLHTLLGTDHDLPIVPFPDWETLPYDQFSPHPDIVSQRLAALHRLPTLARGIVIVPVQTLMQRLSPLRHIVGGSFDYRVGQQLDFDAEKRRLEAASYRHVPQVLDPGDFAVRGGLLDVYPMGAEAPLRIELLDDTIDSIRHFDPESQRSLDRTDAVQLLPGREVPLDERAVDRAMTLLRDRFDVDTRRSALYQDLKSGLAPAGVEYYLPLFFDQTSTLFDYLHKNALPLLTDGFGEAAETFWAQTRNRYEQRRHDIERPLLPPDELYLSPDGLREHLNQRARIEVCGAQHSRHADALPLREQPLPPLPVAAKDAPAGEALKSFLGHYPGRVLIAADSPGRREALLEVLQAAELKPEVVADFSAFLPSPAGRRWRAAPDEGAAKTSAAEPSRTSRTLTPTPLPEGEGLPRFAIAVAPLADGFALDDPRIAVLTERQLFPERATQAHRRKRSGREPEAIIRDLGELTEGAPIVHEDHGVGRYRGLIAMDVGGMPGEFLEIEYAKGDRLYVPVAQLHLISRYSGASVETAPLHSLGGEAWAKAKRKTAEKVRDVAAELLEIQARRQARAGLALHLDRAMYEPFAAGFPFEETPDQHHAIESVIRDLASSQPMDRVVCGDVGFGKTEVAVRAAFAAASAGKQVAVLVPTTLLAEQHYRNFRDRFADWPLKVEVLSRFKTAKEIKAELEKLAEGKLDVIVGTHRLLQPDVKFKDLGLVIVDEEQRFGVRQKEALKALRANVHLLTLTATPIPRTLNMAMAGLRDLSIIATPPANRMAVQTFVTPWDAALLKEAFQRELSRGGQVYFLHNDVESIGRMQRELQELVPEARIGVAHGQMPERELEQVMLDFQKQRFNVLLCTTIIESGIDIPNANTIIMNRADKFGLAQLHQLRGRVGRSHHRSYAYLVVPDKRSITADAQRRLEAIASMDELGAGFTLATHDLEIRGAGELLGEDQSGQMAEVGFSLYTELLERAVRSIKAGHLPDVDLGQERRGAEVELNVPALIPDDYLPDVHTRLTLYKRISSARDKEELRDLQVEMIDRFGLLPDPAKYLFATAELKLAANEMGIRKLELGEHGGRIVFEAKPKIDPMAVIQLIQKQPRLYSMDGPDKLRIKVPLPDAPDRFNAAKGLLTTLAT, translated from the coding sequence ATGAACGACACCCTGAAAAACGCCTTCCCCGTTCCCCCGCTGCCCCGTGGCGGCCAGTCGCGCGCCTGGTGGCGCTCACCCGTCTCGCCGACCGCGCTGGCGTGGTCGATCGCGGCCGCCGCGCGTACCCATGACGCGCCGCTGCTGGTGGTGGCCCGCGACAATCACGAAGCGCATCAGCTCGAAGCCGACCTGCACACGCTGCTGGGCACGGACCACGACCTGCCGATCGTGCCGTTTCCCGACTGGGAAACCCTGCCCTACGACCAGTTCAGTCCGCACCCGGACATCGTCTCCCAGCGCCTGGCCGCCCTGCACCGCCTGCCGACGCTGGCGCGCGGCATCGTGATCGTGCCGGTGCAGACGCTGATGCAGCGGCTGTCGCCGCTGCGTCATATCGTCGGCGGCAGTTTCGACTACCGGGTCGGCCAGCAGCTGGACTTCGATGCCGAGAAGCGCCGGCTGGAAGCGGCCAGCTACCGGCATGTACCGCAGGTGCTGGACCCGGGCGACTTCGCCGTGCGCGGCGGCCTGCTCGACGTCTATCCGATGGGGGCCGAGGCGCCGCTGCGCATCGAACTGCTGGACGACACCATCGATTCGATCCGCCACTTCGACCCGGAAAGCCAGCGCTCGCTCGACCGGACGGACGCGGTGCAGCTGCTGCCCGGCCGCGAAGTGCCGCTGGACGAACGCGCGGTCGACCGCGCGATGACCCTGCTGCGCGACCGCTTCGACGTCGACACCCGTCGCAGTGCGCTGTACCAGGACCTGAAGTCCGGCCTGGCGCCGGCCGGCGTGGAGTACTACCTGCCGCTGTTCTTCGACCAGACCTCGACGCTGTTCGACTACCTGCACAAGAACGCGCTGCCGCTGCTGACCGATGGCTTCGGCGAAGCGGCGGAGACGTTCTGGGCGCAGACGCGCAACCGCTATGAGCAGCGCCGCCACGACATCGAGCGTCCGCTGTTGCCGCCGGACGAGCTGTACCTGTCGCCGGACGGCCTGCGCGAGCACCTGAACCAGCGCGCCCGCATCGAGGTCTGCGGCGCACAGCACAGCCGGCACGCCGATGCGCTGCCGCTGCGCGAGCAGCCATTGCCGCCGCTGCCGGTGGCCGCCAAGGATGCGCCGGCAGGCGAGGCGCTGAAGTCGTTCCTTGGCCACTACCCGGGCCGCGTGCTGATCGCCGCCGACTCGCCGGGCCGCCGCGAGGCGCTGCTGGAAGTGCTGCAGGCGGCGGAGCTGAAGCCGGAGGTGGTCGCCGACTTCAGCGCGTTCCTCCCTTCTCCCGCCGGGAGAAGGTGGCGCGCAGCGCCGGATGAGGGCGCAGCGAAGACCTCGGCAGCCGAACCATCGCGTACGTCCCGCACCCTCACCCCAACCCCTCTCCCGGAGGGAGAGGGGCTTCCACGCTTCGCCATCGCCGTCGCGCCGCTGGCCGATGGCTTCGCCCTGGACGATCCGCGCATCGCGGTACTCACCGAGCGGCAGCTGTTCCCCGAGCGCGCCACCCAGGCGCACCGGCGCAAGCGCAGCGGCCGCGAGCCGGAAGCGATCATCCGCGACCTCGGCGAACTGACCGAGGGCGCGCCGATCGTCCACGAGGACCATGGCGTGGGCCGGTATCGCGGCCTGATCGCGATGGACGTGGGCGGCATGCCCGGCGAGTTCCTCGAGATCGAATACGCCAAGGGCGACCGCCTGTACGTGCCGGTCGCGCAGTTGCACCTGATCAGCCGCTACTCGGGCGCGTCGGTGGAAACCGCGCCGCTGCATTCGCTCGGCGGCGAAGCCTGGGCGAAGGCCAAGAGGAAGACCGCCGAGAAGGTCCGCGACGTCGCCGCCGAACTGCTGGAGATCCAAGCGCGCCGACAGGCCCGCGCCGGCCTGGCGCTGCACCTGGACCGCGCGATGTACGAACCGTTCGCGGCCGGCTTCCCGTTCGAGGAGACGCCCGACCAGCATCATGCGATCGAGTCGGTGATCCGTGACCTGGCCAGCAGCCAGCCGATGGACCGCGTGGTCTGCGGCGATGTCGGCTTCGGCAAGACCGAAGTGGCCGTGCGCGCCGCGTTCGCCGCCGCCAGCGCGGGCAAGCAGGTGGCCGTGCTGGTACCGACCACGCTGCTGGCCGAGCAGCACTACCGCAACTTCCGCGACCGTTTCGCCGACTGGCCGCTGAAAGTCGAGGTGCTGTCGCGCTTCAAGACGGCCAAGGAGATCAAGGCGGAGCTGGAGAAGCTGGCCGAGGGCAAGCTCGACGTCATCGTCGGCACGCACCGGCTGCTGCAGCCCGACGTGAAGTTCAAGGACCTCGGCCTGGTGATCGTCGACGAGGAGCAGCGCTTCGGCGTGCGCCAGAAGGAAGCGCTGAAGGCGCTGCGCGCCAACGTGCACCTGCTGACGCTGACCGCCACGCCGATTCCGCGCACGCTCAACATGGCGATGGCCGGCCTGCGTGACCTGTCCATCATCGCCACGCCGCCGGCCAACCGCATGGCGGTGCAGACGTTCGTCACGCCGTGGGACGCGGCGCTGCTGAAGGAAGCGTTCCAGCGCGAACTGTCGCGCGGCGGCCAGGTGTACTTCCTGCACAACGACGTCGAGAGCATCGGCCGCATGCAGCGCGAGCTGCAGGAACTGGTGCCGGAGGCGCGCATCGGCGTGGCGCACGGGCAGATGCCCGAGCGCGAACTGGAACAGGTGATGCTGGATTTCCAGAAGCAGCGCTTCAACGTGCTGCTGTGCACGACGATCATCGAGTCCGGCATCGACATCCCCAACGCCAACACCATCATCATGAACCGCGCCGACAAGTTCGGCCTGGCCCAGCTGCACCAGCTGCGCGGCCGCGTCGGCCGTTCGCATCATCGTTCGTATGCCTACCTGGTGGTGCCGGACAAGCGCAGCATCACCGCCGACGCGCAGCGGCGCCTGGAAGCGATCGCCTCGATGGACGAGCTGGGCGCCGGCTTCACCCTCGCCACCCACGACCTGGAAATCCGCGGCGCCGGCGAATTGCTCGGCGAAGACCAGAGCGGCCAGATGGCCGAGGTCGGCTTCAGCCTGTACACCGAGCTGCTGGAGCGCGCGGTGCGCTCGATCAAGGCGGGCCACCTGCCCGATGTCGACCTGGGCCAGGAGCGTCGCGGCGCCGAGGTCGAACTGAACGTGCCCGCGTTGATCCCGGACGACTACCTGCCCGATGTGCACACACGCCTGACGCTGTACAAGCGCATCAGCAGCGCACGCGACAAGGAGGAACTGCGCGACCTGCAGGTGGAGATGATCGACCGCTTCGGCCTGCTGCCGGATCCGGCCAAGTACCTGTTCGCCACCGCGGAACTGAAACTGGCGGCGAACGAGATGGGCATCCGCAAGCTGGAACTGGGCGAGCACGGCGGCCGCATCGTGTTCGAGGCCAAGCCGAAGATCGACCCGATGGCGGTGATCCAGCTGATCCAGAAACAGCCCAGGCTCTACAGCATGGACGGCCCGGACAAGCTGCGGATCAAGGTGCCGCTGCCTGACGCGCCGGACCGCTTCAATGCCGCGAAAGGCCTGCTGACCACGCTCGCCACCTGA